A region from the Variovorax paradoxus genome encodes:
- the lptM gene encoding LPS translocon maturation chaperone LptM encodes MSASSRAALMVCLAAAAGGLAACGQRGPLSLPTDPAAANRATLPQLLTPGGPRASDAEAAPQPAAASSAPAPAGSNTGTGVQK; translated from the coding sequence GTGAGCGCTTCCAGCCGCGCTGCGCTCATGGTCTGCCTCGCTGCCGCAGCGGGCGGCCTGGCCGCTTGCGGGCAGCGCGGCCCGCTCTCCCTGCCGACCGATCCGGCGGCCGCCAACCGGGCCACCTTGCCGCAGCTGCTCACGCCCGGGGGCCCGCGCGCTTCCGACGCCGAAGCCGCGCCCCAGCCCGCCGCGGCCAGCAGTGCGCCGGCTCCAGCCGGCAGCAACACCGGCACCGGGGTGCAAAAGTGA